One genomic window of Arachis stenosperma cultivar V10309 chromosome 10, arast.V10309.gnm1.PFL2, whole genome shotgun sequence includes the following:
- the LOC130956534 gene encoding probable carboxylesterase 1: MATARWSSISLSTATIKKRRVEATMEEKEVSLEFPFFRVYKDGGVELLHSPPVFYPPSDVKDTVISSDQCAPVSARIFLPKTPNRNNKLPVLLFFHGSGFCANSAFTEEYSNHVAAIANEAKVLAISVEYAKFPARPPPECYEDAWRSLQWVVSHADGDGPELWLNDLADLQRVFIAGSGTGGNLSHWVASLVGKTVLPRRVSVEGAILVHPFFGGIGDDDQWLFMCKEKNGPEDPRLKPRAEDLQSLGCKRVLVCVAEKDPLLVAGRNYVTALKKSGWSGSVELVEHQGLGHCEHVYKPYEDNSRQVLKKIASFINEKNCRC; this comes from the coding sequence ATGGCAACTGCACGGTGGAGCTCTATTTCTCTAAGCACTGCAACAATCAAGAAAAGGAGAGTGGAAGCTACAATGGAAGAAAAGGAGGTGTCACTCGAGTTCCCCTTCTTCCGCGTCTACAAAGACGGTGGGGTGGAGTTACTCCATTCCCCACCAGTATTCTATCCTCCCTCCGACGTTAAAGACACCGTCATTTCTTCCGATCAATGTGCACCAGTCTCCGCTCGTATCTTCCTCCCAAAAACACCCAACCGCAACAACAAACTCCCTGTCTTGCTCTTCTTCCATGGCAGCGGCTTCTGCGCCAATTCCGCCTTCACTGAGGAATACAGTAACCACGTCGCTGCCATTGCCAACGAAGCCAAGGTCCTTGCGATCTCCGTAGAGTACGCTAAGTTCCCGGCCCGACCACCGCCCGAGTGCTACGAAGACGCCTGGAGATCTCTCCAGTGGGTCGTGTCGCACGCGGACGGGGATGGGCCAGAGCTCTGGCTTAACGACCTTGCTGACCTGCAGCGTGTTTTCATCGCCGGAAGTGGCACCGGCGGTAACCTCTCGCACTGGGTGGCTAGCCTAGTGGGAAAAACCGTGTTACCGAGGCGTGTGAGTGTGGAGGGTGCGATTCTGGTGCACCCTTTCTTTGGTGGAATAGGGGACGATGATCAGTGGCTGTTCATGTGCAAGGAGAAGAATGGGCCGGAGGATCCGAGGCTGAAGCCGAGGGCGGAGGATTTACAGAGTCTTGGGTGTAAGAGGGTTTTGGTGTGTGTGGCGGAGAAGGATCCTTTGCTGGTTGCCGGAAGGAACTACGTTACGGCGCTGAAGAAGAGTGGTTGGAGTGGAAGTGTTGAGCTCGTTGAGCATCAGGGTTTGGGACATTGCGAGCATGTTTATAAGCCTTATGAAGACAATTCTCGTCAGGTCTTGAAAAAGATTGCTTCTTTTATCAATGAAAAGAATTGCCGCTGTTAG